One stretch of Chryseobacterium indologenes DNA includes these proteins:
- a CDS encoding heavy metal translocating P-type ATPase: protein MSENCFHCGQGIEKERILFDEKTFCCNGCKSVYEILNTNNLSNFYELNKGAGIRPSDESSTQFAYLDTPEIFEKITDFSEGNTSLVTFKIPVIHCSSCIWLLESLHTLNPYIKYSQVNFTRKTLQISFNHNDLKLSELANFLTNLGYKPVISLETAEKNVDHLDKSLLVKFAIAGFAFGNGMFLAFPEYVGGEDYWMEHYKGLFRVLMFLLACPVVFYSASDYYKSAWYGLKNKIVNIDVPIVLGILVLFGRSIYEVATEYGPGYFDTLCGLLFFMLMGKLFQKRTYSALSYDRDYKSFYPIAVTKVDFEGKQENILLSEIKVGDRILVRNQEIIPVDAILINGEGNIDNSFITGESESISKQPGDKIFAGGKQVGSSLELEVIKDVDQSYLTQLWNKEAFKKHETGLDTLTNNISKYFTFIILGIALISGIYWAFIDLEKMFQVISAILIIACPCALALSAPFTFGHIMRILGRNKFYVKDTLTIEKIAKLDTIVFDKTGTITHRKKSNIKYEGSEMSEFDQLNIKTLLKNSNHPLSKSLYEYIELNDNYFPVEDFQEISGKGYVANVRGNVYKIGSARYNNQEPKNLETAVYISKNDEFLGKFIFKNEYRPKLKDLFTKLTQYKIFILSGDNSSEENQLKELIPNYKGMAFNQSPEDKLNYIKNLQDQHMKVAMLGDGLNDAGALKQSNVGIAIADDTNSFTPSSDVIMNGEKVVTLDNYLNVCKGSITIVKMTFIISFLYNIVGLSYAVTGHMHPLFAAIIMPVSSITVVTFTTVSTWILGRKYFKNRA, encoded by the coding sequence GTGAGCGAGAACTGTTTTCATTGTGGTCAAGGGATAGAAAAAGAGAGAATTTTGTTTGATGAAAAGACTTTCTGTTGCAATGGCTGTAAGTCTGTTTATGAAATTCTGAATACGAATAATTTAAGTAATTTCTATGAACTTAATAAAGGGGCAGGAATTCGTCCGAGTGATGAAAGTTCCACTCAGTTCGCTTATTTGGACACTCCGGAAATTTTTGAAAAAATCACAGATTTTTCTGAAGGAAACACCAGTCTCGTTACATTCAAAATCCCTGTAATTCATTGCTCTTCCTGTATCTGGTTATTAGAGAGTCTTCATACCCTGAATCCTTATATTAAGTATTCTCAGGTTAACTTTACCAGAAAGACCCTACAGATCTCATTCAACCATAACGACCTAAAGCTAAGCGAACTAGCTAATTTCCTAACTAATTTAGGGTATAAACCTGTTATCAGCCTTGAAACTGCTGAAAAAAATGTTGACCATCTTGATAAATCCCTTCTTGTAAAATTTGCCATCGCAGGTTTTGCTTTCGGAAATGGGATGTTTTTGGCATTCCCGGAATATGTAGGGGGTGAAGATTACTGGATGGAACACTACAAAGGACTTTTCAGAGTTCTTATGTTCCTATTAGCATGCCCTGTTGTATTTTATTCTGCATCAGATTATTATAAATCAGCATGGTACGGATTAAAAAATAAAATTGTTAACATTGATGTTCCTATTGTGTTAGGAATATTGGTTCTCTTTGGAAGAAGTATTTACGAAGTTGCAACAGAATATGGTCCCGGATATTTTGATACCCTTTGTGGACTTCTTTTCTTCATGCTGATGGGTAAACTGTTCCAGAAAAGAACTTACAGTGCCCTTTCTTACGATAGAGATTACAAATCATTCTACCCTATTGCCGTAACCAAAGTAGACTTCGAAGGAAAACAGGAAAACATCCTACTTTCTGAGATAAAAGTGGGGGATAGAATTTTAGTTAGAAACCAGGAAATCATCCCGGTAGACGCTATTCTGATCAATGGGGAAGGAAATATAGACAATAGTTTCATTACCGGAGAAAGTGAAAGTATCAGCAAACAGCCAGGAGACAAAATTTTCGCCGGAGGGAAGCAGGTAGGCTCCTCTCTTGAACTTGAAGTGATTAAAGATGTAGACCAAAGTTACCTGACCCAGCTTTGGAATAAAGAAGCTTTCAAGAAACATGAGACTGGTCTTGACACGTTGACCAATAATATCAGTAAATATTTCACCTTTATCATTTTAGGTATTGCCCTTATTTCCGGGATCTACTGGGCATTCATCGATCTAGAGAAAATGTTCCAGGTTATTTCAGCCATTCTGATTATCGCATGTCCTTGCGCCCTTGCATTGTCTGCACCGTTCACTTTCGGACACATTATGAGGATTTTAGGTCGAAATAAGTTTTATGTAAAAGATACTTTAACGATTGAAAAAATAGCAAAATTAGATACCATTGTTTTTGATAAAACCGGAACTATTACCCACAGAAAAAAATCCAACATCAAGTATGAAGGATCTGAGATGAGTGAGTTCGATCAACTGAATATCAAAACATTATTAAAAAACTCTAACCACCCTCTGTCTAAGTCTCTTTATGAATACATAGAGCTTAATGACAACTATTTCCCAGTGGAAGATTTCCAGGAAATTTCAGGAAAAGGATATGTAGCTAACGTAAGAGGAAACGTTTATAAAATTGGTTCTGCACGGTATAACAATCAGGAGCCTAAAAATCTGGAGACCGCTGTTTATATCAGCAAAAATGACGAATTCTTAGGAAAGTTTATTTTCAAGAATGAATACAGACCAAAACTTAAAGACTTATTTACTAAGCTCACCCAATACAAAATATTTATCCTGAGTGGAGATAACTCCTCAGAGGAAAACCAGCTTAAAGAGCTTATTCCAAACTATAAAGGAATGGCCTTTAACCAAAGCCCGGAAGACAAGCTGAACTACATTAAAAACCTTCAGGATCAGCACATGAAAGTAGCCATGCTAGGAGATGGACTGAATGATGCGGGAGCATTAAAGCAGAGTAATGTAGGAATCGCCATTGCTGATGACACCAACAGCTTTACACCATCTTCTGACGTGATTATGAATGGTGAAAAAGTAGTGACTTTAGACAATTATCTGAATGTTTGTAAAGGCTCAATCACCATTGTGAAAATGACATTTATAATCAGTTTTCTTTATAATATCGTTGGGTTAAGTTACGCAGTTACAGGACACATGCATCCGCTTTTTGCGGCAATCATCATGCCGGTAAGCTCCATCACGGTAGTTACCTTTACCACAGTTTCAACTTGGATATTAGGTCGAAAATACTTCAAAAACCGTGCTTAA
- a CDS encoding Crp/Fnr family transcriptional regulator has translation MPQEQQIAIEERFARVFNDKSFKERLSSADFEKYINGKKRLSFQKHDTIFEDGETPKGVFVLEKGAAKLSKSGAFGKDQILRFIKEGDIIGYRSLLCGENFQAKAEAMTDIECVFLPADIFMYLLEVDPQLSFVMLQKISYELGESSNTITFLAQKTVRERLAEILLLLEQKLGVDPEGFIKISLTREEIANIIGTATESAIRLISEFKQDSLIEVDGRNIKILNHDKLMKLGHVVL, from the coding sequence ATGCCGCAGGAACAACAGATAGCAATTGAAGAGAGGTTCGCCAGAGTTTTTAATGATAAATCATTTAAGGAAAGACTTTCTAGCGCAGATTTTGAAAAATATATTAACGGTAAAAAAAGATTGAGTTTTCAGAAACACGATACTATTTTCGAGGATGGGGAAACGCCAAAAGGTGTGTTCGTACTTGAAAAAGGAGCCGCTAAACTTTCAAAATCGGGAGCATTTGGGAAAGATCAGATTTTAAGATTTATCAAAGAAGGGGATATTATCGGCTATCGTTCTTTGCTTTGCGGGGAAAATTTCCAGGCCAAAGCAGAAGCTATGACAGACATTGAATGTGTCTTCTTACCAGCAGATATCTTTATGTATCTTCTAGAGGTAGATCCGCAATTATCTTTCGTAATGCTTCAGAAAATTTCTTACGAATTAGGAGAATCTTCTAATACCATCACGTTCCTTGCCCAGAAAACGGTGAGAGAAAGGCTGGCTGAAATATTGCTGCTTTTGGAACAGAAATTAGGAGTAGATCCAGAAGGTTTTATCAAGATCTCATTAACCAGAGAGGAAATCGCCAATATCATTGGTACAGCTACAGAAAGTGCCATCCGTTTGATCTCAGAATTCAAACAGGATAGTCTGATAGAAGTTGACGGGCGAAACATCAAGATTCTGAATCACGATAAACTCATGAAACTCGGTCACGTAGTTTTATAA
- the ccoS gene encoding cbb3-type cytochrome oxidase assembly protein CcoS, which produces MDILYLMIVCSVSLAAIFLVVFIVYAKKGQFEDDESPAVRILFDDEVKEKKENGDKDKDDKEIGENNKN; this is translated from the coding sequence ATGGATATTCTATATTTAATGATCGTCTGCAGTGTTTCTTTAGCTGCGATCTTCCTGGTCGTATTTATAGTGTATGCCAAAAAAGGGCAGTTTGAAGATGATGAATCTCCGGCTGTCAGAATCCTTTTTGATGACGAAGTCAAAGAAAAAAAGGAAAATGGCGACAAAGATAAAGACGATAAAGAAATAGGAGAAAATAATAAAAATTGA